In a genomic window of Epinephelus lanceolatus isolate andai-2023 chromosome 3, ASM4190304v1, whole genome shotgun sequence:
- the LOC117255426 gene encoding uncharacterized protein C4orf54 homolog yields MEAAEETLTYRDDTLLHRKLLPGDKHKDNTDSKGHAVETKSDESNYVDLDMKPEGVKTVKVSFTGEGNQLSLIKHGEHDEKGKIISEDFVEEQLQDKRDTDPGPVSGEPPVETLTKLPNTDQDSENEEQRQAELDPSDCSEHVCSEGDELQYTDMYLNSKTESDDGTSAVLSDHCGSDTVEDESHYITTHEIQLTELDHDVDYDLGRGTCWDFEDDNLVYSFVDYASFESDDTQEGTLILEGRSQAKVQSNLGGAVVSTEQEDSDLCDSDKCASSDESMCKNHSGDVNAGKIHLSIKTSSRAVNEPVNISDNSTRGYTKHFGDGSHFSFVSSGARVGPLCDRAQYFIPAPGRQHLASKLRRKDINEYSSGASSSISELDDADKEVRNLTAKSFRSLACPYFDAINLSTSSESSMSEYGLNNWSAYVDWNYGNISRGRERRVIAHKTSSATLKMNRTVDSKRHGKSVTGTKAPQAKMCALNKITTSQRSSSSSQKIELKDPVQSKQRGVTLNFRCVEAPEGARRPKCSRKARPNEVTGTVLARSGCEMHHSDSSGDPHKRAVFASSLLKNVISKKMQFEQERKMERGEICDTYPALSPSSQLKDPDRSQGRGLQRQTSDTGSGLTVNSADDQHLEGSRHSYCEPAEEQKSNKAPDDSEKEPQKASLSHSQSSAFNSLKEEEPEPAKDPEPTPVADTQTTTKEGLDTSSMLTKLLFVPSCQRLSKEQDFTEDQSPVASAPAGPQKCEKEFKTGNNGNIVGKEETEKWGKPPEIKIRLRSVKENKGCTLNIASLLTPKISFNSVNTYRAAGEAKCHILSAADKIPNFTVRDIRDTKCKFQTPIYQVRDVRKLVKSSYRFVSLENSESKCSTAADKPEAPREPIKHVSPSPIVIKCHSVKTNVKQQAAEASQKQPEAGISSETPQSENTPSHCTTSRAPFVVSKQLHAEQSDIQPNIETKMTKQRQEKFVGDTSDRRNEPKIPKQAALEKLKAAVKTMEQLYVFDRNEWKRKTQPPQPITGSHVLSLIASEEQGAEEQETPQPQEEKGAQTIIHVPYTDDTFKTQSQQSKMFSNKSVLHFGNKACVSVSVSNPVPQSSAPQTSSTMKSSTTPVAPLSVKIEPPKHSQVEQGKVKIIPTNPTVTQACSDSENYLTIPGLGYTNEIKLLNREPVSREVSSNQIKTGDRKTPEQKRSPLIMEYPSSSIYHHSGVTTGPPAQPQVLCFSPSVPTVSPTPSAGEGVPQTQRKMLLDPTTGHYYLVDTPIQATTKRLFDPETGQYVDVPMPQSPVAPVTPVPLSLSPLALNPGAYAPTYMIYPGFIPSPTLPAQAVLPQSPCLSEDAGGEKIKNARSPKPESNAAGAESAYYSATGEAPQGSLQLPVSLGHVTARGGAASSDRKPVISITTQQGPRIIAPPSFDGTTMSFVVEHR; encoded by the coding sequence ATGGAAGCAGCGGAGGAAACTCTCACTTACCGAGATGACACCTTACTTCACAGGAAGCTGCTCCCAGGGGACAAGCATAAGGACAACACGGACAGTAAGGGCCACGCAGTCGAGACAAAAAGCGACGAGTCCAACTATGTGGATTTGGACATGAAACCGGAGGGCGTAAAAACGGTGAAAGTGTCTTTCACTGGCGAGGGAAACCAGCTGTCTCTTATAAAGCATGGGGAGCATGACGAGAAGGGTAAAATCATTTCAGAGGACTTTGTTGAAGAGCAGTTACAGGACAAGCGGGACACCGACCCCGGGCCTGTTTCGGGTGAGCCTCCTGTGGAAACTCTGACCAAACTTCCCAACACTGATCAGGACTCAGAGAATGAGGAGCAGCGCCAGGCCGAGCTCGACCCGAGTGATTGCAGTGAACATGTGTGCAGTGAGGGCGATGAGCTCCAATACACGGACATGTATCTGAACAGCAAGACGGAGTCTGATGATGGCACCAGCGCGGTGCTGTCTGACCACTGCGGCTCCGACACCGTGGAGGACGAGTCCCACTATATCACGACGCACGAAATCCAGCTGACCGAGCTCGACCACGACGTAGATTACGACCTTGGGCGAGGGACCTGCTGGGATTTTGAAGACGACAACCTGGTTTATTCATTTGTGGATTACGCGTCTTTTGAAAGTGATGACACGCAGGAGGGGACTTTGATACTGGAGGGCAGGAGCCAAGCAAAAGTGCAGTCTAATCTTGGTGGAGCGGTTGTCAGCACCGAGCAGGAGGATAGTGATCTTTGTGACTCCGACAAGTGCGCCAGCTCAGATGAAAGTATGTGCAAAAACCACAGCGGAGACGTTAATGCGGGGAAAATTCATTTATCAATAAAAACATCCTCCAGGGCGGTGAACGAACCTGTCAACATCTCTGACAACAGCACCCGTGGCTACACCAAACACTTTGGAGACGGGAGCCACTTTTCTTTTGTGAGCTCTGGCGCCAGAGTGGGGCCCTTGTGCGACAGAGCCCAATATTTCATCCCTGCTCCGGGCCGTCAGCACCTTGCATCCAAACTGAGACGGAAAGATATTAATGAGTATTCCAGCGGAGCGTCCAGCTCCATCAGTGAGCTGGACGACGCTGACAAAGAGGTGCGTAATTTAACCGCCAAGTCTTTCCGGAGCTTGGCATGTCCATACTTTGATGCCATTAATCTTAGCACTTCTAGTGAGTCCTCCATGTCGGAATATGGACTAAATAACTGGTCCGCTTATGTGGACTGGAATTATGGAAACATATCACGGGGAAGAGAGCGGCGCGTAATTGCTCACAAGACTTCCAGCGCAACCTTGAAAATGAATAGGACTGTGGACAGTAAGAGGCATGGTAAGTCTGTTACCGGCACGAAAGCTCCGCAAGCCAAAATGTGCGCACTAAACAAGATAACAACTTCTCAACGATCATCCTCTTCTAGCCAAAAGATCGAACTGAAAGATCCTGTTCAGTCAAAGCAGCGTGGAGTCACGCTAAATTTCCGCTGTGTTGAGGCGCCTGAAGGCGCCAGACGTCCAAAATGCTCCAGGAAAGCGCGACCCAATGAGGTCACTGGAACCGTGTTGGCCAGGTCAGGGTGTGAGATGCATCACTCAGATAGCTCGGGGGATCCACACAAAAGAGCAGTTTTCGCATCAAgtttattgaaaaatgtaatttccaaAAAGATGCAGTTCGAACAGGAGCGCAAAATGGAGAGGGGTGAAATCTGTGACACATACCCAGCGCTCTCCCCGAGTTCTCAGCTCAAAGATCCAGACAGGAGTCAAGGAAGAGGATTACAAAGACAGACATCAGACACAGGCTCAGGTCTGACTGTCAATTCTGCTGATGATCAGCACCTGGAGGGCAGCAGACACAGTTACTGTGAgccagcagaggagcagaaaagCAACAAAGCACCAGATGACTCAGAAAAGGAGCCTCAGAAAGCATCGCTCAGCCACAGCCAAAGCAGTGCGTTTAACTCACTGAAAGAAGAGGAGCCAGAACCTGCAAAGGACCCTGAACCCACACCTGTAGCTGACACTCAGACCACAACAAAAGAAGGATTAGACACCAGCAGCATGTTGACAAAACTGCTTTTTGTTCCAAGCTGCCAGCGCCTTTCAAAAGAGCAGGATTTTACAGAAGACCAGTCACCTGTCGCAAGCGCACCTGCAGGCCCACAGAAATGTGAAAAAGAGTTCAAAACAGGCAACAATGGAAACATAGTGGGCAAAGAAGAAACCGAGAAGTGGGGAAAACCCCCTGAGATAAAAATACGCCTGAGGAGTGTGAAGGAAAATAAAGGCTGTACACTGAATATCGCCAGCCTGTTAACCCCTAAAATAAGTTTCAACTCTGTGAACACATACAGGGCAGCAGGTGAAGCCAAATGCCACATCTTGTCTGCTGCAGATAAAATCCCAAACTTCACTGTTAGAGACATAAGAGACACCAAATGCAAGTTTCAAACACCAATATATCAGGTCAGAGATGTCCGTAAACTGGTAAAAAGTTCATATCGCTTTGTTTCATTGGAAAATAGTGAGAGTAAATGTTCCACAGCAGCTGATAAACCTGAGGCACCAAGAGAGCCGATTAAGCATGTATCACCATCTCCCATTGTGATTAAATGTCActctgtaaaaacaaatgttaaacaACAGGCAGCTGAAGCGTCACAGAAACAACCAGAGGCTGGCATCTCATCAGAAACACCTCAAAGTGAAAACACACCATCACACTGCACAACCAGTAGGGCGCCATTTGTTGTATCCAAGCAGCTACATGCTGAGCAGTCAGATATTCAGCCAAATATTGAaaccaaaatgacaaaacagagGCAGGAGAAGTTTGTAGGCGACACGTCTGACAGGAGAAATGAGCCAAAAATACCCAAACAGGCTGCGTTAGAGAAGCTCAAAGCTGCGGTCAAAACAATGGAGCAGCTTTATGTTTTTGATAGAAATGAATGGAAGCGCAAAACTCAACCTCCCCAACCAATCACAGGCAGCCATGTGTTGTCGCTTATTGCTAGTGAGGAGcaaggagcagaggagcaggagaCTCCTCAGCCACAGGAAGAGAAGGGAGCTCAGACTATCATACATGTTCCATATACCGACGACACGTTTAAAACACAATCACAGCAAAGTAAAATGTTCAGTAACAAAAGCGTCCTTCATTTTGGCAATAAGGCTTGTGTCAGCGTGTCAGTTAGCAACCCCGTTCCCCAAAGCTCTGCACCACAAACATCATCGACTATGAAAAGCTCCACGACGCCGGTGGCTCCGCTGTCGGTGAAAATAGAGCCCCCGAAACACAGCCAGGTGGAGCAGGGAAAGGTCAAAATCATTCCCACTAATCCCACTGTCACACAGGCCTGCTCAGACTCTGAGAACTATTTAACCATACCGGGGCTCGGGTACACCAATGAGATCAAACTGCTGAATCGAGAGCCAGTTTCAAGGGAGGTGAGTTCAAACCAAATCAAAACAGGTGACAGGAAGACACCTGAGCAGAAACGGTCTCCGTTAATCATGGAGTACCCGTCCTCAAGCATCTACCATCACTCAGGGGTGACAACGGGGCCTCCAGCACAGCCGCaggtgttgtgtttctctccaTCTGTCCCCACTGTGTCTCCCACACCTTCTGCCGGAGAGGGAGTCCCACAGACCCAGCGCAAGATGCTTTTGGATCCCACTACAGGACATTATTACCTGGTGGACACTCCCATACAggccaccacaaagagactatTTGACCCTGAGACAGGCCAGTATGTGGATGTACCCATGCCCCAATCTCCCGTGGCACCTGTCACCCCTGTGCCTCTCTCTTTGTCCCCCCTGGCCCTGAACCCAGGAGCATACGCCCCCACCTACATGATCTACCCAGGCTTCATCCCCTCACCCACTCTGCCAGCCCAGGCGGTGTTGCCTCAGTCGCCATGTCTCTCTGAGGATGCAGGTGGAGAAAAGATTAAAAACGCCAGAAGCCCCAAGCCAGAATCGAATGCAGCAGGCGCAGAGAGTGCGTATTACAGCGCAACAGGTGAGGCTCCACAAGGGTCGCTGCAGCTTCCTGTAAGTTTGGGACATGTGACCGCCAGAGGAGGTGCAGCCAGCTCTGACAGGAAGCCAGTTATCAGCATCACGACGCAACAAGGTCCAAGAATCATCGCACCACCCTCCTTTGATGGAACAACAATGAGCTTTGTAGTGGAGCATCGGTGA